The following proteins are co-located in the Dyadobacter chenwenxiniae genome:
- a CDS encoding ligand-binding sensor domain-containing protein, protein MKNFTIICATLLLFSSCKKNADEVTPDGRTLAAITLNDYFITSIAFDKKGNAWLGTLQQGLIKYDGVTAKIFDSSNSILTGAAIRDIEIDKTDNVWIGSDNLIKYDGSKFTRYEAQQFGLPKNAVQSIAIDASHNIWFSCSSFQSGGLVKYDGATFKTFTPANSKLPGNMVQSITINQSNEVWVALNDGVDEGSLAKIGADDIISVAGSKELGFKPYHFGNLVVNKNNELVASIDYGLSSLMITGRPQIFKFNGSKAQVVSLPDEQSLIYSTRSIYSDKNGNLWASFSSADKECGIFNGKEWKFIKLGTSGIFAFAENPNGEMWLGTGEGLYILK, encoded by the coding sequence ATGAAGAACTTTACAATCATCTGTGCCACTCTGCTCTTGTTCAGCTCTTGCAAGAAAAACGCAGACGAAGTCACTCCTGATGGCCGCACATTGGCTGCTATCACCTTAAACGATTACTTCATTACAAGCATTGCTTTCGACAAAAAGGGCAATGCATGGCTTGGAACACTCCAACAAGGCTTAATCAAGTATGATGGTGTGACGGCCAAAATATTCGATTCCTCCAATTCCATACTTACAGGCGCTGCCATTAGAGACATTGAGATTGACAAAACGGATAACGTCTGGATCGGCAGCGACAACCTTATTAAATATGACGGATCAAAGTTTACAAGATATGAAGCGCAGCAATTTGGATTACCAAAGAACGCCGTTCAGTCCATAGCGATCGATGCAAGCCATAATATCTGGTTTTCATGCAGCAGTTTTCAATCAGGCGGATTGGTAAAATATGACGGAGCAACATTCAAAACATTCACCCCGGCCAATTCCAAATTGCCCGGAAATATGGTTCAAAGCATTACAATAAATCAATCCAACGAGGTTTGGGTCGCGCTTAATGATGGCGTCGATGAAGGTTCCCTCGCCAAAATAGGCGCGGATGACATCATTTCTGTTGCCGGATCAAAGGAGTTAGGGTTTAAACCTTATCATTTCGGCAACCTTGTCGTCAACAAAAACAATGAACTGGTGGCGTCCATTGATTATGGTTTGTCGAGTTTAATGATCACTGGAAGGCCGCAAATTTTTAAGTTTAATGGCAGCAAAGCGCAAGTTGTAAGCTTGCCTGATGAACAATCGCTGATCTACAGCACTCGATCAATTTACTCGGATAAAAACGGAAATCTTTGGGCATCCTTTTCCAGCGCCGACAAAGAATGCGGCATTTTCAATGGAAAGGAATGGAAGTTTATAAAGTTAGGAACAAGTGGAATTTTCGCTTTTGCTGAAAACCCAAACGGTGAAATGTGGCTGGGAACCGGCGAAGGTTTATATATTTTGAAATAA